The region TACGGGGTCGATGTTCACGATCTGGCCGTCACAGTCCAGCTCGATCGGCTTCGTGGGATCCGCAGCCGGGTCGAAATCGCAGCGGGGCTGGATGACGGCGACGGCATGGGCCTTGGCGTGCATGTCCTCCGTGCCCGGAATGATCGACGCCCCGACCGTGTTGGTGGTCTCCACGGCGACCCGGAATCCGGGGTAGCCGTCCATCACGACGGGTTCGGCGCCGCCCTGGACAGTTGAGTCGTTCGCGGCAGCCAGTGTCTGCGCGGCCTCGGTGGCCCCGACAGCCGGCGGATGCTTGCCGTTCAGCCAGTCGAGCCAGTCGCCGCCCTGTCCGATCGTGCCCGTCAACGTGTCCACCAGCTCATCCCGGGCGTCCTGTGCCGCCGCCAACGCAGCAGC is a window of Streptomyces sp. B21-083 DNA encoding:
- a CDS encoding pilus assembly protein TadG-related protein, yielding MTAARLLGDRGQTLPIYIWLTGILLFAAVAFFVFAQAASVRNGAQSAADAAALAAAQDARDELVDTLTGTIGQGGDWLDWLNGKHPPAVGATEAAQTLAAANDSTVQGGAEPVVMDGYPGFRVAVETTNTVGASIIPGTEDMHAKAHAVAVIQPRCDFDPAADPTKPIELDCDGQIVNIDPVDFDPDDFPDASVLFSVHLAE